The DNA window CTTGGCTGCGCATCGACCAGCTCTTCGCCGGTGACGACCGGGGCCGCTTCGATGACATAGAAGACGCCGGTTTCATCAATCGACGGGATGAGTTCGTTACCAACACCAGCAACGGCATTGGCATCCGTGCCACGTGACACCACCGGATTGAACGTCAGCTGAGCGGTCGTGCCAATGATGGCTTTCAGCTCGGACGCGCTGCCAATACCCGGCACCTGGATCAGGATACGGTCCGCACCTTGACGCTGAATGGTGGGCTCCCGTGTACCAACCTCGTCAATCCGGCGACGGATAATCTCAAGCGCCTGACGTACGGTGCGGTCGTCGGATGCCAGCTTTTCTGCATCCGACAGGCGCACGGTCAGCACATCACCCTGCCCGCTCACCTCAATGTCTGTTGATCCCGCGCCGGTCAGCGTCTGGATCGGACGGGCCAGTTCGCGCACAACCTCAATCGCGCGCGACATGCCCTCGGGCTGAGAGATGCGAACGCGAATCTCATCCGCGGGGGATTGCTGCAACCGAATGGTGCCGACGGTGGAACGTTCGGGGCGCAGCGCATCGCGGATCTCCGGCCACATGGCCTCCATCCGGCTGGCGTAAACGTCTTGGACTTTGACCTCGGCGAGCAGATGCGCACCACCGCGCAGATCCAAGCCCAGGTTGACCAGCGAGGACGGCATCCAGTTGGGCCATTGTTCAGCCAGTGTCAGCCGCTCGGGCGTCTCGCCCTTCAGCTCGATCTCGGCGATTGCGTCGTTGCTTTGCTCGACGCGTGAGTAGAACGCATTCGGCAGGGCCATGAGCAAGCCAGTCACACAAACCAGCCAGATCAGAACCCGCTTCCAGGTATCAATTTGCAGCATTACCCTGCCTTTTGAATGTGTTAGAACGTAAAGTTACTTCGCCGGTTCGGTCTTGTTCAGAACCTGAGCGATGGTGGCCTTGACCACGCGCACCTTGACGTTCTCAGCCAGTTCAACCTCGATCTCGCCGTCATCTTTGACCTTGACGACCTTGCCGATCAGACCGCCTTGGGTGATCACCTGATCGCCACGGCGCACGGCGTCAACCATCGCCTGGTGCTCTTTGACTTTCTTCTGCTGCGGGCGGATCAGCAAGAAGTACATGATGGCAAAGATCAGGATGAGCGGCAGAAACTGACCGAGTGCACCAGCGTCCATGGGATATTCCTTTGTGTCAGGGGCAAGGGGATCGCCCCCTTGCAAATTTGCCGGGAACCTATGCGTTGGCCCGGGGGTTTGCAAGGGAACCTGACGCCGCGCATCTCATCGCGGTCACCCCGAGCCCGTTCTTTGTCGCGCACCGTTGCAGATAAGTCCTAGGCAGGCCCGTTGGCGCGGATATAGTCAAGTCATGGGGAGAGCATCATGATAGCAGTTTATTCCAAGGTCCGAAGCAGCCTGTGGACGTTGGTCACGATGTTTTTCATGGTGTTTCTGGCCCTGCCAGCCGTGGCTCAAACCGAAGACCCTTCTATTTCGTTGCCAACCGACGAAGACCCCCTGAACGACACCTTTCAGGCACCGGTCATCGTGGATGGGAACGAACTGTTCGTGCTGCGCGGATCTAGCGCCCTGCCCGCCATTGAACGTGTGGCGCAAGTGCAAGAGCGCATAGTCGAAGTCGCCGCCAAATCTAAAAGCAAAGCCGTCGAGATCACTTTTGAAGAAACCGACCTGGGTATCAAGATCATAGCCGACGGAACGGAAATCAGCATTGTGACCCAGGCGGACGCGGATCTGGATCAGATGGACGTTTCGGTTCTGGCCGCCTTGCAAGGGGATGCGATCCGCGACGCGATCCTGACTTATCGCAGCGAACGCACGGACGAAGCCCGTGTCACCGGAGCGATCGAAGCCGGGCTCTGGACTGTGGGGTTTGCGCTGTTTTCCGCTCTGATCATCTGGTTGCGCCGCCGGTTCAAGCTGGGCATCAACGCCATCGTGCGTCGCAACTTTGCCGAAGTGGAAACCGCCACCAACGCCCAGGTACAGGCTGACGCCATCGCCGCACTGATCCGCTTTGGGGTGAACTTTATCCTCTTTGTGCTCTTCTTCCTGGGGGCGTACTATTACCTTTCGTTCATCCTGCTGGCCTTTGCGGAAACGCGTTATGTCGCGCAGATCCTGCTGGTCTATGTGACCGAGCCGGTGCTCAACATCGTTTTGGGTTTCGTCGCCTATCTGCCGAACTTGATCACGCTGCTGATCATCGGCCTGCTGACCCAGTATGTGATCAAGGGCATGCGGGTGTTCTTTGACGCGGTCGAGGCCGGAACCTTTCGCTTGCGCGACTTTGAAAAGCACTGGATCAACCCGACGTTCAACATCGCCCGCACGGTCGTCATCATGATCGCGCTTGTCTTTTCGTTTCCTTACATCCCCGGATCGGATTCGGCGGCGTTCCAGGGCCTGACCATCCTGATCGGGGCCATGCTGTCGTTGGGATCAAACTCGGTCGTGGGCAACGTGATCGCGGGGCTCTTCGTGATCTACCGCCGCTCGACGTCATTGGGGGATCGCATCCAGGTGGGCGAACACGTCGGCGACGTGGTGCAGATCAAACTGATGGAAACACATCTGAAGTCGATCAAGAATGAGCTGATTTCGATCCCCAACGCGCAGCTTCTGAACTCTGAGGTGATCAACTACACCAAGAAAATCGACGGCTCGGGTCTGTTGCTGCACACCACCGTCGGCATCGGCTATGAAGAGCCCCCCGAAAAGGTCGAGGCGATGCTGATCGAGGCCGCGCACCGCACCAAGGACCTCAAGGCGCGCCCTGCCCCTTTTGTGCTGTGGGCCGCACTCGCCGATTACGCGATCAACTATCAGATCAACGCCTACACGACGCGGGGCGCCTCGATCCCCCGCATCAAATCCGACCTGCACCGCAACATCATGGCCGTGTTCACCGAAAACGATGTGCAGATCATGACGCCCAGCTACATCGCCGACCCGCCCGAGGCCAAGATCCCCCCCGGAGAATGGAATGGGAAGCTGGCCCATATGGACGACACCTAGCCCTCGACCCTGACGTGCAATGGCGTCATAGTGCGCGCAACCTATTCGAGAGTTGTGTGTATGACTGAGCTACCTATTGAGCCGCATGTGATCAGAGGTCTGGATTTTGTCGGCTGGTTGCTACTGCTAGCCTTGATGATCTTTATTTTGGCCCACAAGTACGAGCCGATTGTCTCAATGGTGAAGC is part of the Falsiruegeria litorea R37 genome and encodes:
- the secD gene encoding protein translocase subunit SecD, whose product is MLQIDTWKRVLIWLVCVTGLLMALPNAFYSRVEQSNDAIAEIELKGETPERLTLAEQWPNWMPSSLVNLGLDLRGGAHLLAEVKVQDVYASRMEAMWPEIRDALRPERSTVGTIRLQQSPADEIRVRISQPEGMSRAIEVVRELARPIQTLTGAGSTDIEVSGQGDVLTVRLSDAEKLASDDRTVRQALEIIRRRIDEVGTREPTIQRQGADRILIQVPGIGSASELKAIIGTTAQLTFNPVVSRGTDANAVAGVGNELIPSIDETGVFYVIEAAPVVTGEELVDAQPSFDQNGRPAVSFRFNTSGARKFGDYTRDNIGSPFAIVLDNEVISAPVIQSHIPGGSGIITGNFTVEESTNLAVLLRAGALPAGLEFLEERTIGPELGQDSIDAGKVATIVAFVAVLVFMALSYGLFGIFANIALIINVGLIFGLLSTIGATLTLPGIAGIVLTVGMAVDANVLIFERIREELKTAKGPARAIELGYEKALSAILDANITTFITAVILFAMGSGPVRGFAITLGLGILTSVFTAIFVTRLMIVIWFERRRPKMIEV
- the yajC gene encoding preprotein translocase subunit YajC, which translates into the protein MDAGALGQFLPLILIFAIMYFLLIRPQQKKVKEHQAMVDAVRRGDQVITQGGLIGKVVKVKDDGEIEVELAENVKVRVVKATIAQVLNKTEPAK
- a CDS encoding mechanosensitive ion channel family protein, coding for MIAVYSKVRSSLWTLVTMFFMVFLALPAVAQTEDPSISLPTDEDPLNDTFQAPVIVDGNELFVLRGSSALPAIERVAQVQERIVEVAAKSKSKAVEITFEETDLGIKIIADGTEISIVTQADADLDQMDVSVLAALQGDAIRDAILTYRSERTDEARVTGAIEAGLWTVGFALFSALIIWLRRRFKLGINAIVRRNFAEVETATNAQVQADAIAALIRFGVNFILFVLFFLGAYYYLSFILLAFAETRYVAQILLVYVTEPVLNIVLGFVAYLPNLITLLIIGLLTQYVIKGMRVFFDAVEAGTFRLRDFEKHWINPTFNIARTVVIMIALVFSFPYIPGSDSAAFQGLTILIGAMLSLGSNSVVGNVIAGLFVIYRRSTSLGDRIQVGEHVGDVVQIKLMETHLKSIKNELISIPNAQLLNSEVINYTKKIDGSGLLLHTTVGIGYEEPPEKVEAMLIEAAHRTKDLKARPAPFVLWAALADYAINYQINAYTTRGASIPRIKSDLHRNIMAVFTENDVQIMTPSYIADPPEAKIPPGEWNGKLAHMDDT